In the Candidatus Zixiibacteriota bacterium genome, TTTTCGGGGTGCCGCCGTGCTCTACAGCCTGGTGGTGCCGATCCTCCTCTACAAGGCGAGAAGGCGCGCCCGTTCCGACAGGCCTTCGGCCGTCGACGTCCTGCTCGCCGCCGCGGCGACCGTCAGCGTGGTCTACTGGATGGTGGAGCACGAGGCGATGGCCTACCGCGCGGGCGACTACACCGCCACCGACGTATGGATGGGCGTGGTCGCGACGGCGGTCGCCATCGAGGCGGCGCGGCGCGTTCTGGGCTGGGACATGGCGCTTTGCGCCGTGGTCCCCATTCTCTACGCGCTGTTCGGCAACTATCTCCCGTACATCATCGGCCATCGCGGCTATTCCGTGCGGCGCGTGGTGGAGTACGTCTACCTCACCTCCGACGGCATTTTCGGCATCATGGCCGAGGTCCTGGCCGAGTACATCATCCCGTTCGTCGCCTTCGGCGCGTTCCTGGAGCGCGCGGGCGTGGCGCAGTTCTTCATCGACATCTCGCTTGCAGCGCTGGGACGGATCGCGGGCGGTCCGGCGCAGGCATCGGTGGTGTCGAGCGCCCTGATGGGAACCATCAGCGGCAGCCCGATCGCCGAAACCGTGACCAAGGGTCCGATCACCATTCCGCTGATGAAGCGCGCCGGCTTCCCGCCGCACACGGCCGCGGCGGTGGAAGCGGCGGCGTCGACGGGCGGCGCGATCATGCCGCCGGTCATGGGCGCCGGCGCTTTCATCATGTCCGAGATGACCGGCATTCCATACCTTGACATCATCAAGGTGGCGGCGATTCCCGGGATCCTCTATTTCGTCTCCGTCGGAGTCATGATCTACTTCGAGTCGCGCAAGCTCGGCCTCAGAGGGTTTCCCAGGGAAGATCTCCCGCGGCTCCCCGAGGTCTGGCGCCGCGGCTGGTATCTGCTCTTGCCCATCGCCGTCCTGATCGGCACTCTCGTCGCCGGCTATTCGCCCCAGATCGCGGCGCTTTACGGCATGGTTTCCACCATCGCGGTGAGCTGGTTGCGCAAAGAGACACGGATGGGACCGGGGTCGATCTGGCGCGCGCTGGTGGACACGGGCAGGAACTGCCTCTTCGTCGCCGCGCTCACCGGCGCCGTCGGGGTCCTGATCGGGGTCCTGTCCCTGACCGGCATCGTCATTCGCTTCCCCTATCTCTTGATCGAGCTGGCGGGCGAGAGCGTTCTCGTAACGATCGCCCTGATCGCCTGCGCCACCTTCGTCCTCGGCCTGCCCCTGCCGATCACCGCAACCTATCTGATCGTCGCCGTCGTCGCCGTGCCGGCGCTGCTCAAGCTCGGCGTGCCGCTCATCTCCGCGCATCTGATCATCTTCTGGCTGAGCCTCGACTCCAACATCACGCCGCCGGTGGCCATGGGACCGTTTGCCGCCGCTGCGATCGCTCAGGCCGACCCCATGAAGACCGGCTGGAGCTGCTTCCGGTTCGCAAAGATCATCTACGTCATGCCGCTGCTCTTCGCCTACACGCATCTGCTGCTGACGGGAACGGCCGCCCAGAACCTCGCCGCGATCCTTTCCGCCACCCTGGGAACCGTGCTGTTTTCCATCGTGAGCACGGCCTATTTCCATATCCGCACGACGCTGATCGAGTGGCTGCTCCTGGCGGCGGCGACGGCGCTGTCCTTCGTCCCGTCCTGGCCGGCGGGAACCGGGGCGGTGCTGATCTTTGCCGCGGTTTACGCCTGGCAACGGCGGCGGGCGGCCGCAGAGCCGGCCCTGAAAAAACCGATTATCGCGGCGAATTGACGTGACGGACCTGTCGTAATTACCGGCCCGGAGGTTCCGCTCGCTGACGCGCGAAAGGGTCCTCGCCCTTGGCCATGACGAGGGAATAGGCCGTGATCGCCACTCCCACGGTGATGAAGCTGTCGGCGAGATTGAAGGCCGGCCAGTGATAGCCAGCCCAGTGGAAGTCGAGAAAATCGATCACCTCGCCGTAGGCGATGCGATCGATCAAGTTGCCGATCGCTCCGCCCAGAATGAACGCGA is a window encoding:
- a CDS encoding TRAP transporter fused permease subunit, with the protein product EEEMSEPARPRQLSTPWALVTRLMMGGAAAYFVWASTVGVVSLQYFRGAAVLYSLVVPILLYKARRRARSDRPSAVDVLLAAAATVSVVYWMVEHEAMAYRAGDYTATDVWMGVVATAVAIEAARRVLGWDMALCAVVPILYALFGNYLPYIIGHRGYSVRRVVEYVYLTSDGIFGIMAEVLAEYIIPFVAFGAFLERAGVAQFFIDISLAALGRIAGGPAQASVVSSALMGTISGSPIAETVTKGPITIPLMKRAGFPPHTAAAVEAAASTGGAIMPPVMGAGAFIMSEMTGIPYLDIIKVAAIPGILYFVSVGVMIYFESRKLGLRGFPREDLPRLPEVWRRGWYLLLPIAVLIGTLVAGYSPQIAALYGMVSTIAVSWLRKETRMGPGSIWRALVDTGRNCLFVAALTGAVGVLIGVLSLTGIVIRFPYLLIELAGESVLVTIALIACATFVLGLPLPITATYLIVAVVAVPALLKLGVPLISAHLIIFWLSLDSNITPPVAMGPFAAAAIAQADPMKTGWSCFRFAKIIYVMPLLFAYTHLLLTGTAAQNLAAILSATLGTVLFSIVSTAYFHIRTTLIEWLLLAAATALSFVPSWPAGTGAVLIFAAVYAWQRRRAAAEPALKKPIIAAN